AAACAGAATACTTGTGATAAATTTCACCAAGTAGAGGTAGTGTCAGCTCTGCCCAAAGTAGTCATGGGCAGAAATTTATTAGGTCTATTATGAGTTCCATTCAAGTGGATACCGCCAAAACTAAAATCTTACATTTTGGCAAGCTTGAACCATTCAGTATGGAAGGATCCCTCCACATCAGTCCTTTCATATGTATGAGCACCAAAATAGTCTCGCTGAGCTTGGACCAGATTAGCTGGCAATCTTGCCCTTCTGTAAGTGTCAAAATAAGCAAGACTGGCAGACATGCCCGGGGTGCTAATACCAGAGTTGATAGCAAGGCATACAACTCTTCGCCAGGCAGACTGTCGCTCGATGATTTCCTTAGCGAACTCTGGATCCACAAGAAGGCTTGCAAGGTCAGAGTTCCTATCATATGCCTTCTTAATTCTATCAAGGAATATGGCTCTGATGATGCACCCTCCCTTCCAAATCCTAGCCAATTCCCCCAACTCCAAGCCCCATCCCTTCTCAATACTCTTTGCACGGATCAGATTCATCCCCTGTGCATAACTACATATCTTGGATGCATAGAGAGCTTGCCTCACATCATTGATCAACTTCTTCTTGTCCACTACTTGGTCGGTCAAGATATCACCAAAGCCACCTGATTTGAAGACTTCAGCAGCTTTGACCCTTTCCTCCTTTAACCCACTGAGGAACCTTGCATCCAAAGAAGATTCAATTGTGGGAGCTGCAACTGATAGTTCAGCAGCTTGCTGTACAGTCCATTTACCAGTACCCTTCATGCCGGTTTTATCCAGAACCTTGTCAACTAAATATCCCTCACCCTTATCGTCCTTAATTCCAAATATATCTGCAGTTATTTCAATCAAGAAGCTCAGCAGTTCGCCCTTGTTCCATTCTGAGAAAACACTTTGTAGTTCCTCATTTGACAACTTTCCAACTGATTTCAATACATCATATGCCTCTGCAATCAGCTGCATATCACCATATTCAATTCCATTATGAATCATCTTTACAAAATTTCCAGATCCACCTTTTCCAATGTAAGTCACACAGGGGCCACTGTCAGGAACTTGAGCAGCCACCTTGAGAAGAATGTCTTCGATATGCTTGTAAGCCTCGAAAGACCCTCCAGGCATCAAAGAGGGTCCATTACGAGCACCCTCCTCACCACCTGAAACTCCCATTCCAAGATAGAGCAAACCCAATTCAGCTGCagctttctctctcctctcagtGTTCTCATACCACTCATTACCACCATCAATTATACAATCACCTTTCTCCATGTAAGCAGAGAGGGTCTTTATGGTTTGGTCCACTGGTGCCCCAGCCTTAACAAGCATAATTATGACACGAGGCTTCTGAACTGAGTTTACAAAAGATTCAGGATcatggaaaccaaatacaggAAGATTCCCTTCCTTTTTAGCGCGTTCAACAGTCTCATCAACTTTGGAGGTAGTTCGATTGTATACGGAAATAGGGAAGCCTTTCTCAGCAATGTTGAGAGCCAAATTTTGGCCCATGACGGCTAGACCAGCAAGGCCTATTCTTGTAGGCTTGGGGGGTGCAGCCATATTTTTTCCTGCCAAATATGTGGGATGCCAGTAAGACAAATCCAATATTTTGATTGAAACAAAATGTGATCCAAGATCATTAAGAAAAAGTTGTTTTGATTCTTTAATAAAAGCTGAGAACTACTGTAGTTTATGAAGAATAAAACTCAATAAAATCACATGAGCAATGAAACCAGGAATCTCTGAATGAACAGTACAATCCATTTTCTTCGGTAAGTATATgcataagaagaaaagaacagaAACAAATCGCATGGCCctactcaaaacatgaaaagaaaCCCATTGACATCAATggaggaaattaaaaaatacaaaggtCAGTACATCCACCGAGGGAAGCTTACAAcaagcaaaaaggaaaacaaggaCATACAAAGACCAAAAGCTTTAGCCTGGACTAAAGATATTACATCAGATTTGCCAAGATATTTGGAGTTACAGATTCTGTTGAATTCTTTCTACTTTCCTCAATGAATTCAACCTGCCCCTTATACAATCAACATTTTGATAATGCTTAAATAactaggttttatttatttattttaatttttcctgaCTTTCtgtctttctttaaaaaatatcaaattgagTGTTCCcttaagaaaaaggaaatcaaTATGTCCAATATAACAACAGAGAATGTGTGAATCCTCGATATCCCATAAAATACAGATCTAAGAGTAAAAACTACCAGCATATTTGAGTctcaaaatgaacaaaaatgagtggattccagttagcttaattggtggcttggtctgatgataaaccAATTGGTAAATGTCTCTTGTCCTAAACAACCTGATTCTCATAGtaagattaaaattaaaaaaaaaaaaaaaggaaaatatcaaACTTTTATTCACTTATAGCAAATTGTTAAACCCAACAGAATAGGCCTAGATCTTCGAAGCTGCAAGTAATGTGAATGCCAAAGTTTCTAGTATCCTGAAACAGGGTTACTGGTTCTGCCCTACAACTAGATCTGAGTCaatggtgaattttttttttttttgataagtaagaatgatatatatacGAAAGACTACTCTAAGCATGAAGAACATAGGgcaaacccagaaaatacaagaagaagaaaacagagaaaaaacataaaagaaaaccaataaacagaataattacaaaagagaaagggagcaaagaaaagaagggagGGAATCACTAGACGTGAGTCCTGGTGAATTTTCAGTCTGGGTTATCACAAATTGACTTAGCAAATGAGGATTCTGTACGGTGGTTACTTGCAAAATCTAAGGAATTTACCAGCTCTTCAGCTTGAAATGAAATTAGGATCAAACAATGAAGAGGTTGATTGTGGAAATAGATTGTCATCGCATAGCTATCCCTAAAAACTCTTTTCATTTGTTGGTTAGCTATTTAAAATAGCCTAACAACTAGGGAAGGTCTGGTTAAATGGGGCTATGGAGGGGACATCCTATATGTTTTCTGTAGAAATAAGTTGGAGAGTGTAACATCATTTGTTTTTCAAATGTTCTTTTACTAGTAGAATCTGGTCTCATCTAATAGATCTGAGTGTACAAATCAGTGTCGATTTACCAAACTGGGGATTAGATGTTGTGGATAAATAGGATGTCACATCTATCCTCTGCAAACTGATGTGGGCTGCAATGAAATgctaaaatgtttttttttttgggtgtttgaaAATGTGTTCTTTTGATCAAATATTAccattcatcaaaaaataattttgaccAAACAAGCAAAGACCCACTGCCACAGATCCAAACCCCATTATATACCAGATGACTGGTGAGTTATAACCAAAAGCAATCTAATTACAGAACCGATCCAAATAATAagtcataataaataaaatcttacatctctaaaaaaaatttatcaaccaatcattttaaaacaaagaaaaacataaaaccccaCAAATCACCAAGATCATGCACAAACAACACATACCCAATACAGAATTAACAcaaacaattaataattaagtGACAATAAACCAAtaaactaaacataaaaaagaaaacccagatCAGAAATCTAACTACACAGCACAAATATCATGCCTATACAATACATAAACTAATACCCAAAAGGCAAAATGATCCAAACCTGAAGTATTTCTTCTGTGATTGATACAAGGAATGAAATTGAGGAAGAATAAGCAAAACCCAAGAGAGCAAAGATCTGGGAAAATCTCAATTAGAAGAGTAGTTCTACCAACTATCAGCCATATACCAAACCAATTACGTGTTTATTGTACAAATAAAGAGGACATAGAAACAAGCGAGTCAAATTTGGCTAGCACTTTATTTTTGTGTTAGGTgggcattttctttattttagtaAGTGATCCACCACCTATCTGATTTTGCCATGTCACTATGTATCATGACGTGGTAATAATCAACGGCTTACATCATCCCCAGTttttggttctctctctctctttgatcgAGAATCGGAGTTGGAGACGTGGAGGGATGGCTTTCGGATGGGTCTCTGCGGCAACATTAATGTGGGTCCGGAAGATTTTCAGATGGGTGTGTATTTTTTGGAGGTTGTAGTTTGGAGTCTGTGATGGTTTGAGATCACCGTGTGGGATTACATCTACATGTGTACCTTCGAAATGGGGCTACACTATGGTTTACAATGACGGGCGGTTCAATACAATTTGTGGGTGAGATTTGGGTTGAGTGCCTAGTTGCATCAGACTCATTGAGATATTGACATATCCACTTTTAGATATGTTTCATCATCCGAAGTGCACTAAATGCACTAGACCTAAACTTCACTAACAATTtgtaaatgagagaaaaaaaaaaattaagggtatgtttggttggggtgaaatagggagaatagaaaatagaggaaagaaaattgattttataaGTATTTGATTGGAGAGAAGGtggggaggatggaaaattagtAAGACTCATGTGTTTTCTCCTCTAATCTATCAAAATTCTATCTCCCCAATTTGAGGAGAAAATAGAGGGAAGATGAATAGTTGCAGTTAATGACTGAACTACCCTCCCTCCTCCTCTTATGTGTTgggcattgtttttttttttggggggggggggggggagggggggttaTGGGAGTGatagtgccttttttttttttttttttttttttttcatgatagtgtcttcttttgttttctttctttttttttaactttttttgtgggcttgatttttcttttttaataaatttggataattgcctctctcttttctctaattttttgttttaattagacattttttttaacaagggcatatgaataaatttatacaaactcatttttttccatccattcacttttccactcccaaccaaataCAAAGGGAGGAAAGTAAAATTTCTTCTActctcccacttttccatcccttccctttttttattctcccacttttccatttccaaaaccaaacgggccctaagtGAAATACATAGGATAATATATAATGATAGTGAACAAGAAGACACACTAAGGGGGCGTTTGGTTCGCTTGATGTTACATCAAGGTGTAATGTTACATTCTTGTAATCTTAGATTCATGTAATCACATTACAACAATACAAGATTAAAGTGTTTGATTCATTAATTACATTCCAATCATAATCCAAAAATGTAACATTCATATACTTGATTCATAAACGTTcttataaacaattaaaattattataataacaaattgattaaaaatagCCTCAACACctaaaaatgtcaaaattacCCTTTAACCACAAAATACCTTTGGAAGACCCAAAATAACCGAActacccttaaaacctcaaaaatACACTCGAAACCTagcaaatgaccaaaatacccatgaaaactctaaaattaccaaaacaataccataaatccaataaaaataccCACGAAatcactaaaatgaccaaaataccctcaaaatcactaaaatgaccaaaatacccccaaaacctcaaaacaaccaaaaatactctaaaacctctaaaataaccaaaatagcCCTAAAGTCTcttaaaatacccaaaaatacctcaaaacctgtaaaataaccaaaatacttcCGTAAtttctaaaatgaccaaaataaccttgAAACTACTAGAATGAGCAAAAAATCCCCGAAACCTCGAAAATGACGAAAACACCacaaaaactctaaaaatgattaaaataccccTAGAAATcgctaaaataaccaaaatgcTCTCAAATCCTCTAGAATGAGcaaaaaaacctaaaacctctaaaatgatcCAAATACacgcaaaatttctaaaatgaccaaaatacctcggAAACCTCAAAATgaccacaccaaaaaaaaaaaaaaaaaaaaaaaaaattgaaacctctaaaatgaccaaaatatactcaaacctaaaaaatgacccaaattcccttgaaatctctaaaatgaccaaaatactccttaacctctaaaatgaccaaaaattatatcctaaaacctctaaaatgaccaagaTATCCTTGAACCTCTAAGATAACCAAAAATGAGCCAAAACCATcgaaatgaccaaaaatacccctgaaacctcaaaatgaacaaaaataacccaaaactTTTGGTTATTTTGAAGGTTTCGGATATTTTAGGCCAGTTTAAAAGTTtcaaggtattttggtcattcaaATGGTTttaaggtattttggtcattttaaaggttttaatttttttgatcatTCGAGAGGATTTGAGAgcgttttggtcattttagcaattttaggggtattttaatcattttagaggttttggggtattttggtcattttagagtttttgaggttttttttttctactcaatgtagtggttttgggagtatttttggttattttagagattttagaggtattttggtcatttcagaggttttagaaatattttggTCCACCACAAGACTCCACCATCGTACATGAGAATTGGCATATACAAACAAATGTGTAAAGACCTTAACAATATAGTAAAATCCCATTGGGTAGGAACATGCTTAACGAATAAATTTTCCCTGAGTTTAGGACCTTGAATTGGATCATGTGCTCCAATCCATATCCCAACTTTCACCACTCTAACATTCACCCGTATAGAGTTTTGGATGTTGTATGACATACTCATTGACCAGCCCATGGACATATCTATAAACACAAAATCTCaagtttaaaaatcaaacaattgacAATGTTTCATAAgtgtaaatttgtattgatgtaTGAGTAAGtacaattttctaaaattgaatCTGGTTACAAAAAAATactcctctgattcgatctccttgaaAAATCTTTGATTCAAGTATAAACTTGATTCGAACACCAGATGCTTCTCAGTTTGATTGATAACGGGATCAAAAGATCTTTGAAgtagaattacaatgaatctctaaCTATGTGTTTGTTAGGAATCCTTCATTCTTTGCATTTTTCGTGTGTTCTTTGCGTTCTTTGTGTATTCTTTGAATATTCTTCATGTGTTCTTTAaatgttcttcgtgttctttgtgtgttcttcgtcttcgaagatTGCAGTGGAAGTTCTTCaaggctttagaggcttgaatccataGATCTTTACTAACTTGCAATCTTTTGAAGTTTTTGAACACTTTTGGACTTGATTCCAATGCACTTTGAGATCTAGGAAGATGACTTGAATGATTTCTCTTCGATTGTTGTTAAGATTCGAAGGTCGGAGTTCTTGAAATTCTTGGAGGCTTTGGAGCTTAATTCCAATAGAGTTTCGAGACTTCTGAATGTGTGTGAAAATCTCCCTATAAAACTTAGAAGAGTCTTTATTTATAGGAGTCTTGGGGAAGTGTGATGACACATAATTGGCTATCATTAATGACATATGTCATAATTTAAATGGAGGGACTTTATGTCTTGTCCTCCAAGGGACACATGACATTATTTGATTAGCCATAGtgctttaatttaaaataacacatgGCAATTTTTAATTAGACTGCTTATGCCATTTAAATTAGCACATGCTAACATCTGATTGATTCTTAGGtcttctttgtaatttttattctttgacACTTGGAATATTGTCATTGGTCTCTGAATAATGATAGTGAAACCCACTAAATAATACGTGGCTTCTTGTAATTAGCCACTTTAAATGTACTGCATGAATTTAGTGGTCTGACATGGCAATTTGTGATTGGTAGAAAATTTCACTTTCTACAATATCCTTGcacatttttcatattttgcttGAGTTAGATAAGCGTGCTAAAGTCTATGGTTATGATATTCCAAAATGAGTGAATTTGATTGGATTGGACTGTTTTACTTTTGTGTTATGTAAGTGTATGCGGAGTCCCAACTTGGATGTTTATTAGGTGGAACTTGGATTTATATGTGATTTTGAGAACCTCTAATTATAACTTGAGTCCTACAACTGTAACAACCCAAACCCAATTGCAAGCCCAACTACATGAATTTAGGCATGTGACTAGACTGATAGATACTTATTCTACCTTAAGTTCAACTTAACCTCGATTAGCCATGGCCGCATTACTTATTCTACCTTAACTTCAACTTAACCCCTGTTAGCCATGAGATTGCATTTGAAGTCCCACTTAACCCCTATTGGCCAGGGTTTAACAATTCACACTGTATCTAATATAGtgtttcaaaatccaaaataagcaTTGGATCTTTTCAATGAGGTCATGAAGGCCAATGACTTAACCCCTATTGGCTAGGGTTTAACAATTCACACTATCTAATCTAGGgtttcaaatccaaaataagGTCCTCAAGATATCATTTTACACTTGCAAGATTGTCATAAAATCATGGAAAAATTGCAcattacccacctgtggtttggtcCGTTTTAACAGTGCCTACCTATGGTTTAAATGTTGTCACTTAAAACACCTAAGCTTCAATCTGTTAGTAGCTGTTACCCACCTCTTCCTTTCCACCGTTAAAAATAGAGGTAAATGTgtctttttcattatattttatgtctctcttctcttttctctccttcttcttcttctccacattaataaaatttaaaaaaaaaaaccaattatccTAAAATCTTCTAgattaaaatttcacaaatctCTTATCCCATCTCCaacaaaagaaatagagaaacaaGTCAACAACAATAGATAATGTACAAAATGGAT
This DNA window, taken from Quercus robur chromosome 2, dhQueRobu3.1, whole genome shotgun sequence, encodes the following:
- the LOC126714305 gene encoding 6-phosphogluconate dehydrogenase, decarboxylating 2 — protein: MAAPPKPTRIGLAGLAVMGQNLALNIAEKGFPISVYNRTTSKVDETVERAKKEGNLPVFGFHDPESFVNSVQKPRVIIMLVKAGAPVDQTIKTLSAYMEKGDCIIDGGNEWYENTERREKAAAELGLLYLGMGVSGGEEGARNGPSLMPGGSFEAYKHIEDILLKVAAQVPDSGPCVTYIGKGGSGNFVKMIHNGIEYGDMQLIAEAYDVLKSVGKLSNEELQSVFSEWNKGELLSFLIEITADIFGIKDDKGEGYLVDKVLDKTGMKGTGKWTVQQAAELSVAAPTIESSLDARFLSGLKEERVKAAEVFKSGGFGDILTDQVVDKKKLINDVRQALYASKICSYAQGMNLIRAKSIEKGWGLELGELARIWKGGCIIRAIFLDRIKKAYDRNSDLASLLVDPEFAKEIIERQSAWRRVVCLAINSGISTPGMSASLAYFDTYRRARLPANLVQAQRDYFGAHTYERTDVEGSFHTEWFKLAKM